Proteins encoded within one genomic window of uncultured Draconibacterium sp.:
- a CDS encoding heparan-alpha-glucosaminide N-acetyltransferase domain-containing protein — protein sequence MAELKRLISLDAFRGFTIAAMIMVNNPATWAHIYPPLEHASWNGLTPTDLIFPFFIFIVGVSIALAYTKRLNAGVAKGPMYKKIVFRSIKIFAVGILLWLFPSFSFEHVRIAGVLQRIAIVFLACAFLFLNSKWKTQAIIAGALLVIYWLVMLFIPTPGYGKVMLEPGANIAAWIDSKFLPGYLWQETWDPEGLLSTLPAIATGITGMLAGHLVLSKIPAERKVIYLFSFSFFAFVIGFFWNYIFPINKNIWTSSFVMVTSGLAGMVLAASIFFVDILGRTRLTKPGIIFGSNAIAVYVLADVWRLPFYTWEFGGSSLNNHWMNLFENAGWSLELGSFLYAALFIGFNFIPAWILYKKKIFIKL from the coding sequence ATGGCTGAACTTAAAAGACTTATTTCGCTTGATGCCTTTCGCGGATTTACGATTGCCGCAATGATCATGGTTAACAATCCTGCCACCTGGGCACATATTTATCCACCACTGGAACACGCCAGCTGGAATGGATTGACACCAACCGATCTTATATTTCCATTCTTTATTTTTATTGTTGGGGTATCCATTGCGTTGGCTTATACCAAACGCCTGAACGCCGGTGTTGCCAAAGGCCCAATGTACAAGAAGATCGTATTTCGCTCGATAAAAATATTTGCGGTTGGTATTTTGCTTTGGTTGTTCCCCAGCTTCAGTTTTGAACATGTACGGATTGCCGGAGTACTTCAGCGAATTGCCATCGTATTTTTAGCGTGTGCCTTTTTATTCCTGAACTCGAAATGGAAAACACAGGCCATTATTGCTGGTGCTTTGCTAGTAATTTACTGGCTGGTAATGCTATTTATTCCCACTCCTGGCTACGGCAAAGTAATGCTTGAGCCCGGCGCCAACATAGCTGCCTGGATCGACAGTAAGTTTTTGCCCGGTTATTTATGGCAGGAAACCTGGGACCCGGAAGGCTTATTAAGTACTCTTCCGGCAATTGCAACCGGAATAACCGGGATGCTGGCAGGTCATTTAGTGCTTAGCAAAATACCAGCCGAACGAAAAGTCATTTACCTTTTCTCGTTCTCCTTCTTTGCTTTTGTAATCGGCTTTTTCTGGAATTATATTTTCCCAATTAATAAAAACATCTGGACCAGCTCATTTGTAATGGTCACCTCCGGATTAGCCGGAATGGTTTTAGCTGCAAGTATCTTTTTTGTTGATATTCTTGGCCGTACACGTTTAACCAAACCTGGAATTATATTTGGATCGAACGCCATTGCCGTTTATGTACTGGCCGATGTTTGGCGCCTGCCATTTTATACCTGGGAATTTGGCGGAAGCAGCTTAAATAACCACTGGATGAACCTGTTTGAAAATGCAGGTTGGAGTTTGGAACTGGGGAGCTTTTTATATGCTGCCCTGTTTATTGGCTTCAATTTTATTCCGGCCTGGATACTTTATAAAAAGAAGATATTTATAAAATTATAA
- a CDS encoding nucleoside deaminase — protein MIEPFNDEYFMKKAFAEAVQAFDEGEIPVGAVVVSKGKIIARAHNLTETLNDVTAHAEMQAITAAANLLGGKYLNDCTLYVTLEPCVMCAGALGWSQISKIVYGASDEKRGFKKFAAKALHPKTEIVSGIFETECAELMQEFFRKKRK, from the coding sequence ATGATTGAACCGTTTAACGACGAATATTTTATGAAGAAGGCCTTTGCAGAAGCTGTTCAGGCTTTTGACGAAGGTGAAATTCCGGTTGGAGCTGTTGTAGTATCAAAAGGAAAGATAATTGCACGCGCCCACAACCTTACTGAAACCCTGAACGACGTTACGGCGCATGCCGAAATGCAGGCCATTACTGCAGCAGCCAACTTACTTGGTGGCAAATACCTTAACGACTGTACGTTGTACGTTACACTGGAACCTTGTGTTATGTGTGCCGGAGCATTGGGCTGGTCGCAAATTAGCAAAATCGTTTATGGTGCCTCTGATGAAAAACGCGGTTTTAAAAAGTTTGCAGCCAAAGCACTTCATCCCAAAACAGAAATTGTTAGTGGCATTTTTGAAACCGAATGCGCTGAATTAATGCAGGAGTTTTTTCGCAAGAAAAGAAAGTAA
- the aspS gene encoding aspartate--tRNA ligase, with amino-acid sequence MYRTHTCGELRIENAGNEVTLAGWVQRVRDLGAMTFVDLRDRYGITQLVVDENTDKAVAKALEELGREFVIQAKGTVRERQSKNKNIPTGDVEIALSEIKILGPAETPPFTIEDNTDGGDDLRMKYRYLDLRRTPVRENLILRAKMAHAVRSYLNSKDFIETETPVLIKSTPEGARDFVVPSRMNEGQFYALPQSPQQFKQLLMVAGFDRYYQIVKCFRDEDLRADRQPEFTQIDCEMSFVEQKDVLEMFEGLTRHMFKETLNVEVDEFPWMPYSEAMEKYGSDKPDTRFEMLVNDITETVKGNDFVVFDSAEYIGAICAKGCAAYTRKQLDGLTNWVKRPQVGAKGLVYVKCNEDGSFKSSVDKFYSQNDLKAWAEKTGAEAGDLILVMSGDKEHMLDALGALRLEMANQLGLRDKNVFKPLWVVDFPLLEWDEESKRFHAMHHPFTSPKPEDIALMDTDPAKVRANAYDLVINGVEIGGGSVRIFDSALQAKMFSLLGFTKEEAEAQFGFLMNAFKYGAPPHAGIAFGFDRLVSLFAGLDTIRDVIAFPKNNAGRDVMIDTPSPIADAQLNELCLKLNVKEKK; translated from the coding sequence ATGTACAGAACACATACTTGTGGCGAACTTCGAATTGAGAATGCAGGAAATGAAGTAACTCTGGCCGGTTGGGTGCAACGCGTCCGCGACCTGGGAGCCATGACTTTTGTAGACTTACGCGACCGCTACGGTATTACCCAGCTGGTGGTTGACGAAAATACCGATAAAGCTGTTGCCAAAGCGCTTGAGGAATTGGGACGCGAATTTGTGATCCAGGCAAAGGGAACAGTTCGCGAGCGCCAAAGCAAAAACAAAAATATACCAACGGGTGATGTTGAAATCGCCCTATCGGAGATCAAGATTTTAGGACCGGCCGAAACGCCTCCGTTTACCATTGAAGATAATACCGATGGTGGTGACGACCTGCGGATGAAATATCGTTACCTCGACTTACGTCGTACACCTGTGCGCGAAAACCTGATTTTGCGTGCAAAGATGGCTCATGCTGTGCGTTCTTACCTGAATTCGAAAGATTTTATCGAGACAGAAACACCTGTACTGATTAAATCAACTCCGGAAGGAGCCCGCGACTTTGTGGTTCCGTCACGTATGAATGAAGGACAGTTTTATGCTCTTCCGCAATCGCCACAACAGTTTAAGCAATTATTGATGGTAGCAGGTTTCGACCGTTACTACCAGATTGTAAAGTGTTTCCGCGACGAAGACCTGCGCGCCGACCGTCAGCCGGAGTTTACACAAATCGACTGTGAAATGTCGTTTGTGGAGCAGAAAGATGTGCTGGAAATGTTCGAAGGGCTGACCCGTCACATGTTTAAAGAAACGCTGAATGTGGAAGTGGATGAGTTCCCTTGGATGCCTTATTCTGAAGCGATGGAGAAATATGGATCGGACAAACCCGATACTCGTTTCGAAATGCTGGTCAACGATATTACCGAAACCGTAAAAGGGAATGATTTTGTGGTGTTCGACTCGGCTGAATACATTGGTGCCATTTGTGCCAAAGGATGTGCTGCTTACACTCGCAAACAGCTCGACGGATTGACCAATTGGGTGAAACGTCCGCAGGTTGGTGCCAAAGGTTTGGTTTATGTGAAGTGTAACGAGGACGGTTCATTTAAATCGTCGGTAGATAAGTTCTACTCGCAAAACGACCTGAAAGCCTGGGCCGAAAAAACAGGTGCCGAAGCCGGCGACTTGATCCTGGTAATGAGTGGCGACAAAGAACACATGCTTGATGCGCTTGGGGCGCTTCGTTTAGAAATGGCAAACCAACTCGGATTACGCGACAAAAATGTGTTTAAACCCTTGTGGGTTGTAGACTTCCCGTTGTTGGAATGGGATGAAGAAAGCAAGCGCTTCCACGCAATGCACCACCCGTTTACTTCGCCAAAACCTGAGGATATCGCGTTAATGGATACTGATCCTGCAAAAGTGCGTGCCAATGCTTACGACCTTGTAATCAATGGTGTTGAAATTGGTGGAGGTTCGGTACGAATCTTCGACTCGGCATTGCAGGCAAAAATGTTCAGTCTGCTTGGTTTTACCAAAGAAGAGGCCGAAGCACAGTTTGGTTTCCTGATGAACGCCTTTAAATACGGTGCGCCGCCACATGCGGGTATCGCTTTTGGTTTCGACCGTCTGGTGTCGTTATTTGCCGGGCTGGATACAATTCGCGACGTTATTGCTTTTCCGAAAAACAATGCCGGCCGCGATGTGATGATCGATACTCCATCACCGATCGCCGATGCGCAGTTGAACGAGTTGTGCCTGAAACTGAATGTAAAAGAGAAGAAATAA